From Streptomyces fungicidicus, one genomic window encodes:
- a CDS encoding SDR family oxidoreductase, with amino-acid sequence MSNFEQAAGNSLLGKVALVTGGSRGIGAATALRLAREGADVAVTYVNGEEAAGEVVRAVRALGRRAVALRADAGDAEEAAGAVTAAARELGRLDVLVNNAGVGVLGPVESLSPADVDRVLAVNVRGVFLASRAAAAVMPRGGRIITVGTCMTQRVPGPGGTLYAMSKSALVGLTRALARELGGRGITANIVHPGPVDTDMNPADGPHAAGQAAVTALGRFGTAQEVAETIAHLAGADYVTGAEFSVDGGHAA; translated from the coding sequence ATGAGCAACTTCGAGCAGGCCGCGGGTAACTCCCTGCTCGGCAAGGTGGCGTTGGTGACCGGCGGCAGCCGCGGGATCGGCGCGGCGACGGCGCTGCGGCTCGCGCGGGAGGGCGCGGACGTCGCGGTGACCTACGTGAACGGCGAGGAGGCGGCCGGGGAGGTCGTGCGGGCGGTGCGGGCGCTGGGGCGCCGCGCGGTGGCGCTGCGCGCGGACGCCGGTGACGCGGAGGAGGCGGCCGGGGCGGTGACCGCCGCCGCCCGGGAACTGGGCCGGCTCGACGTGCTGGTGAACAACGCGGGCGTCGGGGTGCTCGGACCGGTGGAGTCCCTGTCCCCCGCCGATGTCGACCGGGTGCTCGCGGTGAATGTGCGCGGAGTGTTCCTGGCGTCGCGGGCGGCGGCGGCCGTCATGCCGCGCGGGGGACGGATCATCACCGTCGGCACGTGCATGACCCAGCGGGTGCCGGGGCCCGGCGGGACGCTCTACGCGATGAGCAAGTCGGCCCTGGTGGGGCTGACGAGGGCGCTGGCACGGGAGTTGGGCGGGCGGGGGATCACCGCGAACATCGTCCATCCCGGGCCGGTCGACACCGACATGAACCCCGCGGACGGGCCGCACGCGGCGGGGCAGGCGGCCGTGACCGCGCTGGGACGGTTCGGCACGGCGCAGGAGGTGGCGGAGACGATCGCCCATCTGGCGGGGGCGGACTATGTGACGGGGGCGGAGTTCTCGGTGGACGGGGGCCATGCGGCGTGA
- the aceB gene encoding malate synthase A translates to MSAPAPPAVVDAAPLPRQEEVLTEAALAFVAELHRRFTPRRDELLARRAERRAEIARTCTLDFLPETADVRADDSWRVAPAPEALNDRRVEITGPTDRKMTVNALNSGARVWLADFEDASAPTWENVVGGQLSLIDAYTRRIDFTDPVSGKSYALRPDAELATVVVRPRGWHLDERHLTDADGTPVPGALVDFGLYFFHNAQRLIDAGKGPYFYLPKTESHLEARLWNEVFVFAQDHLGIARGTVRATVLIETITAAFEMEEILYELREHASGLNAGRWDYLFSIVKNFRDGGARFVLPDRNAVTMTAPFMRAYTELLVRTCHRRGAHAIGGMAAFIPSRRDAEVNKVAFEKVRADKDREAGDGFDGSWVAHPDLVPLAMESFDRVLGDRPHQKDRLREDVDVRAEDLLAIDSLDAKPTYAGLVNAVQVGIRYIEAWLRGMGAVAIFNLMEDAATAEISRSQIWQWINAEVVLDNGEQVTAGLAREVAAGELANLRAELGEEAFAAGNWQQAHDLLLKVALDEDYADFLTLPAYEQLRG, encoded by the coding sequence ATGTCCGCACCAGCCCCGCCGGCCGTCGTCGACGCCGCGCCCCTGCCCCGGCAGGAGGAGGTCCTCACCGAGGCGGCGCTCGCCTTCGTGGCCGAGCTGCACCGGCGGTTCACCCCGCGGCGTGACGAGCTGCTCGCCCGGCGCGCGGAGCGCCGCGCCGAGATCGCCCGCACCTGCACGCTGGACTTCCTCCCGGAGACGGCCGATGTCCGCGCCGACGACTCCTGGAGGGTCGCCCCGGCCCCCGAGGCCCTGAACGACCGCCGCGTCGAGATCACCGGCCCCACCGACCGCAAGATGACCGTCAACGCCCTCAACTCGGGCGCCAGGGTATGGCTCGCGGACTTCGAGGACGCCTCCGCGCCCACCTGGGAGAACGTGGTCGGCGGCCAGCTCAGCCTGATCGACGCCTACACCCGCCGCATCGACTTCACCGATCCGGTCTCCGGCAAGTCGTACGCCCTGCGCCCGGACGCGGAGCTGGCGACGGTCGTCGTGCGCCCGCGCGGCTGGCACCTGGACGAGCGCCACCTCACCGATGCGGACGGCACTCCCGTGCCGGGCGCGCTGGTCGACTTCGGCCTGTACTTCTTCCACAACGCCCAGCGGCTGATCGACGCCGGCAAGGGCCCGTACTTCTACCTCCCCAAGACGGAGTCGCACCTGGAGGCCCGTCTCTGGAACGAGGTGTTCGTCTTCGCGCAGGACCACCTGGGCATCGCCCGGGGCACCGTCCGCGCCACCGTCCTCATCGAGACGATCACCGCGGCGTTCGAGATGGAGGAGATCCTCTACGAACTCCGCGAGCACGCCTCCGGTCTGAACGCCGGCCGCTGGGACTACCTCTTCTCCATCGTCAAGAACTTCCGCGACGGCGGGGCCAGGTTCGTGCTCCCGGACCGCAACGCGGTGACGATGACCGCCCCGTTCATGCGGGCGTACACCGAACTCCTCGTCCGCACCTGCCACAGGCGCGGCGCGCACGCGATCGGCGGCATGGCGGCGTTCATCCCGTCCCGCCGGGACGCGGAGGTCAACAAGGTGGCCTTCGAGAAGGTCCGCGCCGACAAGGACCGCGAGGCCGGGGACGGTTTCGACGGCTCCTGGGTCGCCCACCCCGACCTGGTCCCCCTCGCCATGGAGTCCTTCGACCGGGTGCTCGGCGACAGGCCGCACCAGAAGGACCGCCTGCGCGAGGACGTCGACGTCCGGGCGGAGGACCTCCTCGCCATCGACTCCCTCGACGCGAAGCCGACGTACGCGGGCCTGGTCAACGCCGTTCAGGTGGGCATCCGTTACATCGAGGCCTGGCTGCGCGGCATGGGCGCGGTCGCCATCTTCAACCTGATGGAGGACGCCGCCACCGCCGAGATCTCCCGCTCCCAGATCTGGCAGTGGATCAACGCGGAGGTCGTCCTCGACAACGGCGAGCAGGTCACCGCCGGACTGGCCCGCGAGGTCGCCGCCGGGGAACTCGCGAACCTCCGGGCGGAGCTGGGCGAGGAGGCGTTCGCGGCGGGCAACTGGCAGCAGGCGCACGACCTGCTGCTGAAGGTCGCCCTGGACGAGGACTACGCCGACTTCCTGACCCTGCCGGCCTACGAGCAGCTCAGGGGCTGA
- a CDS encoding IucA/IucC family protein: protein MDLIPPPTDDDTARRADAYASVPLLNCLLREVARPLPGTGDRPTYRLPGTGRLLRVSGTRRPAGPEVRTAGGWHRVSHTELVKLVAEELRRHTGRSNHELPAEMLDSREAVAALLTARARATPPDDPYLRSEQALVTGHTHHPAPKARGGGPAAAWLPYAPEAHARFPLTLLGLREDAVADEGDTAALDRLGAAPPGYRLLPAHPWQLDLAARDLAPAFADGRLIRLGTTPFPVWPTAAIRTVYAPARDLFLKFSLDVRITNDIRRLWRHDLLRLRTTDTAAGAALAGTGAAWQSDRGHRTADFAYEQLAVVVRDGLRDHLPPGATPFLAAALAEGFDGSPLAATTAPAAWWDAYLAAVVPPALTAFAEHGVVLEAHLQNTLVAMDPGGMPVRALYRDAEGVKLLSAVTREAGWERLVYCLIVNHLTEIAAALAAHHPGLDPWPAVRRELSRHDLPEIPALLTAPTLPAKTNLLLRWTGADGADARYRPVASPLAGP from the coding sequence GTGGACCTCATCCCCCCGCCCACGGACGACGACACGGCCCGCCGCGCGGACGCGTACGCGTCGGTGCCGCTGCTGAACTGCCTGCTGCGCGAAGTGGCCCGGCCCTTGCCGGGGACCGGGGACCGCCCCACCTACCGCCTGCCCGGCACCGGCCGCCTGCTGCGCGTGAGCGGCACCCGGCGCCCCGCCGGACCCGAGGTCCGCACGGCGGGCGGCTGGCACCGGGTGAGCCACACGGAGCTGGTGAAACTCGTCGCCGAGGAACTGCGCCGGCACACAGGCCGGTCCAACCACGAACTGCCCGCCGAGATGCTCGACAGCCGGGAGGCGGTCGCCGCGCTGCTCACCGCCCGCGCCCGGGCCACCCCGCCGGACGACCCCTATCTCCGCTCCGAACAGGCCCTCGTCACCGGCCACACCCACCACCCCGCCCCCAAGGCGCGCGGCGGCGGCCCCGCCGCCGCCTGGCTGCCCTACGCGCCGGAGGCGCACGCCCGGTTCCCGCTGACGCTGCTGGGGCTGCGCGAGGACGCCGTCGCCGACGAGGGCGACACCGCGGCCCTCGACCGCCTGGGCGCCGCCCCGCCCGGCTACCGGCTGCTCCCCGCCCACCCCTGGCAACTGGACCTCGCGGCCCGTGACCTCGCCCCCGCCTTCGCCGACGGCCGTCTGATCCGGCTGGGCACGACCCCCTTCCCGGTGTGGCCGACGGCGGCGATCCGCACCGTGTACGCGCCCGCGCGCGATCTGTTCCTGAAGTTCAGCCTGGATGTGCGCATCACCAACGACATCCGCCGGCTGTGGCGCCACGACCTGCTGAGACTCCGCACGACCGACACGGCCGCAGGCGCCGCCCTCGCCGGGACCGGCGCGGCCTGGCAGAGCGACCGCGGCCACCGCACCGCGGACTTCGCCTACGAACAGCTGGCCGTGGTGGTGCGCGACGGACTGCGCGACCACCTCCCGCCCGGTGCGACCCCTTTCCTGGCCGCCGCCCTGGCCGAGGGCTTCGACGGCAGCCCCCTGGCCGCCACGACCGCCCCGGCCGCCTGGTGGGACGCCTACCTGGCGGCGGTGGTCCCCCCGGCGCTGACCGCCTTCGCCGAGCACGGCGTCGTCCTGGAGGCCCACCTGCAGAACACGCTGGTCGCCATGGACCCCGGCGGGATGCCGGTGCGCGCCCTCTACCGGGACGCCGAGGGCGTGAAACTCCTTTCCGCGGTGACGCGGGAGGCGGGCTGGGAACGCCTGGTCTACTGCCTGATCGTCAACCACCTCACCGAGATCGCCGCCGCCCTCGCCGCACACCATCCCGGCCTCGACCCCTGGCCGGCGGTCCGCCGTGAACTCTCCCGCCACGACCTCCCCGAGATCCCCGCCCTCCTCACCGCCCCCACCCTCCCGGCCAAGACCAACCTCCTGCTGCGCTGGACCGGGGCGGACGGCGCGGACGCCCGCTACCGCCCGGTGGCCAGTCCGCTGGCCGGGCCGTGA
- a CDS encoding HipA family kinase, with translation MLREVKAVRYVMPLRSGGSVPGVFETDDLGTYVVKFTGSAQGRKALVAEVIVGELARALGLRFPELALVHFDPAVADSEPHQEVRELHAASAGVNLGMDYLPGARDFTPEVAEAFPVDPLEAGRIVWLDALTVNVDRTVHSSNLVVWPTLGVAPPRLWLIDHGAALVFHHRWEGSDPAKAYDFRHHALGHYGPDVRAADAELAPKVTDELLRCVTAEVPDDWLAGDPRFATPDEVREAYVTFLHARVRSSAAWLPVDFPGADELAEENARRAASTRRGRPEWLKRVPDLHGKPAAAQDWSVHLGRSEP, from the coding sequence GTGCTGCGCGAAGTGAAGGCTGTCCGGTATGTGATGCCCCTGAGGTCGGGCGGGTCCGTGCCCGGCGTCTTCGAGACCGACGACCTCGGCACGTACGTCGTCAAGTTCACCGGGTCCGCGCAGGGGCGCAAGGCGCTGGTCGCCGAGGTGATCGTGGGGGAGCTGGCGCGCGCCCTCGGGCTGCGGTTCCCCGAGCTGGCGCTGGTGCACTTCGACCCGGCGGTCGCCGACAGCGAGCCGCACCAGGAGGTGCGGGAGCTGCACGCGGCCAGCGCCGGCGTCAACCTCGGCATGGACTACCTGCCGGGCGCGCGGGACTTCACCCCCGAGGTCGCCGAGGCCTTTCCCGTCGATCCGCTGGAGGCCGGGCGGATCGTCTGGCTCGACGCCCTCACGGTGAACGTGGACCGGACCGTCCACAGCTCCAACCTGGTGGTGTGGCCGACCCTGGGCGTCGCACCCCCGCGGCTGTGGCTCATCGACCACGGGGCCGCGCTCGTCTTCCACCACCGGTGGGAGGGGTCCGACCCGGCCAAGGCGTACGACTTCCGTCACCACGCCCTCGGCCACTACGGCCCCGACGTGCGCGCGGCCGACGCCGAACTCGCCCCGAAGGTGACCGATGAACTGCTGCGGTGCGTCACCGCCGAGGTGCCCGACGACTGGCTGGCCGGCGACCCCCGCTTCGCCACGCCCGACGAGGTCCGCGAGGCCTACGTGACGTTCCTCCACGCACGGGTGCGGTCGTCCGCGGCCTGGCTGCCCGTGGACTTCCCCGGCGCGGACGAGCTCGCCGAGGAGAACGCCCGGCGGGCGGCGAGTACGCGACGGGGGCGCCCCGAATGGCTGAAACGGGTCCCCGACCTGCACGGCAAACCGGCGGCGGCCCAGGACTGGTCGGTGCACCTGGGCCGCTCGGAGCCTTAG
- a CDS encoding nucleotidyltransferase family protein, whose translation MTTPHTGGGGTPEVTGLLLAAGGGRRLGGRPKALLGHRGRPLVEHAVAVLRAGGCTRVHVVLGAAADEVRARAALPGCVLVDNPAWEQGMGTSLRAGLGSLAGTGARAALVSLVDQPGIGAEAVARVLGAYRSPASLVSAAYDGVRGHPVLFGSAHWAGIAATATGDRGARAYLREHAEELALVECGDVAEAYDIDTEADLTHLE comes from the coding sequence ATGACGACACCTCACACAGGCGGGGGCGGCACCCCCGAGGTCACGGGTCTGCTGCTGGCCGCGGGCGGCGGGCGGCGGCTCGGCGGCAGGCCGAAGGCACTGCTCGGCCACCGGGGCCGGCCGCTGGTGGAGCACGCGGTCGCGGTCCTGCGCGCGGGCGGCTGCACGCGGGTGCACGTGGTGCTCGGCGCGGCGGCGGACGAGGTGCGCGCCCGCGCCGCGCTGCCGGGCTGCGTCCTCGTCGACAACCCCGCGTGGGAGCAGGGCATGGGCACGTCGCTGCGGGCCGGCCTGGGCTCGCTGGCCGGGACGGGCGCGCGGGCCGCGCTGGTCTCGCTGGTCGACCAGCCCGGGATCGGCGCGGAGGCGGTGGCGCGGGTGCTCGGCGCCTACCGCTCCCCCGCCTCGCTCGTCTCGGCCGCGTACGACGGGGTACGCGGCCATCCGGTCCTGTTCGGCTCCGCGCACTGGGCCGGGATCGCCGCGACGGCGACCGGGGATCGGGGGGCACGCGCGTATCTGCGGGAGCACGCGGAGGAACTCGCGCTCGTCGAGTGCGGCGACGTGGCCGAGGCGTACGACATCGACACCGAGGCGGATCTGACGCACCTTGAATGA
- a CDS encoding IclR family transcriptional regulator, translating to MPTSSTTDSARPAGGVQSLERAFDLLERMADAGGEVGLSELSASSGLPLPTIHRLMRTLVACGYVRQQPNRRYALGPRLIRLGESASRLLGTWARPYLARLVEETGETANMALLDGDEIVYVAQVPSKHSMRMFTEVGRRVLPHSTGVGKALLAGFPPEEVRALLGRTGMPAATDKTITTPDGFLAALEDVRRLGYAMDDNEQEIGVRCLAVPVPDSPTAAAISISGPAGRVTESATEKIVPVLRQIAVELSEALATPGT from the coding sequence GTGCCGACGTCCAGCACCACCGACTCCGCCCGGCCCGCCGGTGGCGTGCAGTCCCTCGAGCGCGCCTTCGATCTGCTCGAACGGATGGCGGACGCGGGCGGCGAGGTCGGCCTGAGCGAGCTGTCCGCGAGCAGCGGGCTGCCCCTGCCGACGATCCACCGCCTGATGCGCACGCTCGTCGCCTGCGGCTACGTACGCCAGCAGCCCAACCGCCGGTACGCGCTCGGCCCGCGCCTGATCCGGCTCGGCGAGTCCGCCTCCCGGCTGCTGGGCACCTGGGCACGGCCGTATCTGGCGCGCCTGGTGGAGGAGACCGGCGAGACGGCCAACATGGCGCTGCTCGACGGGGACGAGATCGTGTACGTGGCGCAGGTGCCGTCGAAGCACTCCATGCGGATGTTCACCGAGGTCGGCCGGCGCGTGCTGCCGCACTCCACGGGTGTGGGCAAGGCCCTGCTGGCCGGATTCCCGCCGGAGGAGGTGCGGGCCCTGCTCGGCCGCACCGGCATGCCCGCCGCGACGGACAAGACCATCACCACGCCGGACGGCTTCCTCGCGGCACTGGAGGACGTGCGCCGCCTGGGCTACGCGATGGACGACAACGAGCAGGAGATCGGCGTCCGCTGTCTCGCCGTCCCGGTGCCGGATTCCCCCACGGCGGCGGCGATCTCGATCTCGGGCCCCGCGGGCCGGGTCACGGAGTCGGCGACGGAGAAGATCGTGCCGGTGCTGCGGCAGATCGCGGTGGAGCTCTCCGAGGCACTCGCCACGCCGGGCACCTGA
- the allB gene encoding allantoinase AllB: MPDAELVLRSTRVITPDGTRAASVTVAGGTITAVLPYDAPLPGGARLEDLGDDVLLPGLVDTHVHVNDPGRAEWEGFWTATRAAAAGGITTLIDMPLNSLPPTTTVEHLRTKRRVAADKAHVDVGFWGGALPDNVEDLRPLHEAGVFGFKAFLSPSGVDEFPHLDRERLARSLAETASFGGLLIVHAEDPHRLAAAPQHGGPKYADFLASRPRDAEDSAVAHLVEQARRRDARVHVLHLSSSDALPLIAAAKAEGVRVTAETCPHYLTLTAEEVPDGASEFKCCPPIREAANQDLLWQALADGTIDCVVTDHSPSTADLKTDDFSTAWGGISGLQLSLPAVWTEARRRGHGLDDVVRWMSAHTARLAGLDGLKGAIAPGRDADFAVLAPEETFTVDPAALQHRNRVTAYAGRTLYGVVRSTWLRGRRVVGDGEFTEPGGRLLTRPR; this comes from the coding sequence GTGCCCGACGCCGAACTGGTGCTGCGCTCGACGCGCGTCATCACCCCCGACGGAACGCGCGCCGCGTCCGTCACGGTCGCCGGCGGCACGATCACGGCCGTACTGCCGTACGACGCGCCCCTCCCCGGGGGCGCGCGCCTGGAGGACCTCGGCGACGACGTCCTGCTGCCCGGTCTGGTCGACACTCATGTGCACGTCAACGACCCGGGCCGCGCCGAGTGGGAGGGCTTCTGGACCGCCACCCGCGCCGCGGCGGCCGGCGGCATCACCACGCTGATCGACATGCCGCTCAACTCCCTCCCGCCCACCACCACCGTCGAACACCTGCGCACCAAGCGGCGGGTCGCCGCCGACAAGGCCCATGTCGACGTCGGCTTCTGGGGCGGCGCCCTGCCGGACAACGTCGAGGACCTGCGTCCGCTGCACGAGGCGGGCGTCTTCGGCTTCAAGGCCTTCCTGTCACCGTCCGGCGTCGACGAGTTCCCCCACCTGGACCGGGAGCGACTGGCCCGCTCCCTGGCGGAGACCGCCTCCTTCGGCGGGCTGCTGATCGTGCACGCCGAGGACCCGCACCGCCTCGCTGCCGCCCCGCAGCACGGCGGCCCGAAGTACGCCGACTTCCTAGCCTCCCGCCCCCGGGACGCCGAGGACAGCGCCGTCGCCCACCTCGTGGAGCAGGCGCGACGTCGGGACGCGCGGGTGCACGTGCTGCACCTGTCCTCCAGCGACGCGCTGCCGCTGATCGCCGCCGCGAAGGCCGAGGGCGTGCGGGTGACGGCCGAGACCTGCCCCCACTACCTCACCCTCACCGCGGAGGAGGTCCCGGACGGCGCGAGCGAGTTCAAGTGCTGTCCGCCCATCCGCGAGGCCGCCAACCAGGATCTGCTCTGGCAGGCCCTCGCGGACGGCACCATCGACTGCGTCGTCACCGACCACTCCCCGTCCACCGCCGACCTCAAGACGGACGACTTCTCGACCGCCTGGGGCGGCATCTCCGGACTCCAGCTCAGCCTGCCCGCCGTCTGGACCGAGGCCCGCCGCCGCGGCCACGGCCTGGACGACGTGGTGCGCTGGATGTCGGCGCACACGGCACGGCTGGCCGGTCTCGACGGGCTCAAGGGCGCCATCGCGCCCGGCCGCGACGCCGACTTCGCCGTCCTCGCACCCGAGGAGACCTTCACCGTCGACCCGGCGGCGCTCCAGCACCGCAACCGGGTGACGGCGTACGCGGGCAGGACCCTGTACGGCGTCGTCAGATCCACCTGGCTGCGCGGCAGGCGCGTCGTCGGCGACGGCGAGTTCACCGAACCGGGGGGCCGGCTGCTCACCCGCCCCCGCTGA
- a CDS encoding DUF5955 family protein gives MLRSVEQRRVPGTQADPRVAELHSAVSRLRRQLAAHPGEFRDRGVAEEELAELAGMAAAGDPDIPRLRRSLLLIAGAIGSVSALRQGVRELREAVDLFGRSPRG, from the coding sequence GTGTTGCGCAGCGTGGAGCAGAGGCGTGTGCCCGGCACTCAGGCGGACCCGAGGGTGGCGGAGCTGCACTCCGCCGTGTCCCGGTTACGCCGTCAACTCGCCGCCCACCCCGGAGAGTTCCGGGACCGGGGCGTCGCGGAGGAGGAACTCGCCGAGCTGGCGGGCATGGCCGCCGCGGGCGACCCGGACATTCCCCGGCTCCGCCGTTCGCTGCTGCTGATCGCGGGTGCGATCGGCTCGGTGAGCGCGCTGCGGCAGGGGGTGCGCGAACTGCGCGAAGCGGTGGACCTGTTCGGGCGGTCGCCGCGCGGCTGA
- the alc gene encoding allantoicase: MTAIERFTGDAHPYGGGDPYADYRTADFPFTHHADLADRRLGAGVVAANDEFFAQRENLLLPGRAEFDPGHFGHKGKVMDGWETRRRRGTSAEDPWPAADDHDWALIRLGAPGVVRGIVVDTAHFRGNHPAAVSVEGASVAGAPSPGELLSDDVRWTTLVPRTPVGGHAANGFAVTAERRFTHLRLKQHPDGGVARLRVYGEIVPDPAWLAALGTFDVVALENGGRVEDASDRFYSPAANTIRPGRSQKMDDGWETRRRRDRGHDWIRYLLVAQARIRALEIDTAYLKGNSAGWASVSVKDGEDGDWREILPRTRLQPDTDHRFVLPDPATATHARVDIHPDGGISRLRLFGALTETGAAALTARHRELGG; the protein is encoded by the coding sequence GTGACGGCGATCGAGAGATTCACCGGCGACGCGCACCCCTACGGCGGCGGCGACCCCTACGCGGACTACCGCACCGCCGACTTCCCCTTCACCCACCACGCCGACCTCGCCGACCGCCGGCTCGGCGCCGGAGTCGTCGCCGCCAACGACGAGTTCTTCGCCCAGCGCGAGAACCTCCTGCTGCCCGGGCGCGCCGAGTTCGACCCCGGGCACTTCGGCCACAAGGGCAAGGTCATGGACGGCTGGGAGACCCGGCGCCGGCGCGGCACCTCCGCCGAGGACCCCTGGCCGGCGGCCGACGACCACGACTGGGCGCTGATCCGGCTCGGCGCGCCCGGAGTGGTCCGCGGGATCGTCGTCGACACCGCGCACTTCCGCGGCAACCACCCGGCGGCCGTGTCCGTCGAGGGCGCCTCGGTGGCGGGCGCGCCGTCGCCCGGCGAACTGCTCTCCGACGACGTGCGGTGGACCACGCTCGTCCCGCGCACCCCGGTGGGCGGCCACGCGGCCAACGGCTTCGCCGTGACGGCCGAACGGCGCTTCACCCATCTGCGCCTCAAGCAGCATCCCGACGGGGGCGTCGCCCGGCTGCGCGTCTACGGCGAGATCGTCCCGGACCCGGCCTGGCTGGCGGCGCTCGGCACCTTCGACGTGGTCGCCCTGGAGAACGGCGGCCGGGTCGAGGACGCGTCGGACCGCTTCTACTCACCGGCCGCCAACACCATCCGGCCGGGCCGTTCGCAGAAGATGGACGACGGCTGGGAGACCCGCCGCCGGCGCGACCGGGGGCACGACTGGATCCGCTACCTGCTGGTGGCCCAGGCCCGGATCCGTGCCCTGGAGATCGACACGGCGTACCTCAAGGGCAACAGCGCCGGCTGGGCCTCGGTGTCGGTGAAGGACGGCGAGGACGGCGACTGGCGCGAGATCCTCCCCCGCACCCGCCTCCAGCCCGACACCGACCACCGCTTCGTCCTGCCGGACCCGGCGACCGCCACCCACGCCCGCGTGGACATCCACCCCGACGGCGGCATCTCCCGCCTCCGCCTCTTCGGCGCCCTGACGGAAACCGGGGCCGCCGCCCTGACGGCCCGCCACCGGGAACTGGGCGGCTGA
- a CDS encoding IucA/IucC family protein has protein sequence MHRPPTAEAEIADELAVVRPGLVPRYAGELPGARAAVLTRLWRGLAHEPLPWVARREEGREGLTLWLADGRRLHGPHADPYATAAYVTAVRLDEAGYDDPARLMTDLAVPHSAVFAAELGHGVASLALSRAGQRVRPARWPARDREWEWEQRVVDGHPFHPNCRSRPGFSVADQLAYGPEHGPVVGLGLVPVPESECLLTGVWPGWLREPGRVLVPVHPWQAAQVLKRTGERELAAHPLMALRTLALPDGPHVKTALSARLTSSVRDISLGSVAASAALSEFGEAVAARTDGLLHVTRTLGAVAAGSPDLAAVLRESPGEYAGPGERVVPVGALATTGLPRSPDWLSGFARLALTVGLRLLELGVALEAHGQNLLVVLSPEGAPVRLVYRDLADLRVGPARLARHGVRLPAQLPARMVTDDVRALRRKLFGSLVAGALAGTAGSGAALRAALESAVPHLPPTPDLAALLGEPLPAKALTLMRLSPRTAGDQWAELPNPLMYDGR, from the coding sequence GTGCACCGACCCCCCACCGCCGAGGCCGAGATCGCCGACGAGCTGGCCGTGGTGCGGCCCGGCCTCGTGCCGCGGTACGCCGGCGAGCTGCCCGGCGCCCGTGCGGCCGTGCTGACCCGGCTGTGGCGCGGTCTCGCGCACGAACCGCTGCCGTGGGTCGCCCGGCGGGAGGAGGGCCGCGAGGGGCTCACCCTGTGGCTGGCGGACGGCCGGCGGCTGCACGGCCCGCACGCGGACCCGTATGCGACCGCCGCGTACGTCACCGCCGTACGGCTGGACGAGGCGGGGTACGACGATCCGGCGCGGCTGATGACGGATCTCGCCGTACCGCACTCGGCGGTCTTCGCCGCCGAACTCGGGCACGGTGTCGCCTCGTTGGCGCTGTCGCGGGCGGGGCAGCGGGTGCGGCCGGCCAGGTGGCCGGCCCGGGACCGGGAGTGGGAGTGGGAGCAGCGGGTGGTCGACGGGCATCCGTTCCACCCCAACTGCCGTTCCCGGCCGGGCTTCTCGGTGGCCGATCAGCTCGCCTACGGGCCGGAGCACGGGCCCGTGGTGGGGCTGGGGCTGGTGCCCGTGCCGGAGTCGGAGTGCCTGCTGACGGGGGTGTGGCCGGGGTGGCTGCGGGAGCCGGGGCGGGTCCTGGTCCCGGTGCATCCCTGGCAGGCGGCGCAGGTGCTGAAGCGGACGGGTGAGCGGGAGCTCGCGGCGCATCCGCTGATGGCGCTGCGTACCCTCGCGCTGCCGGACGGGCCGCACGTCAAGACGGCGCTGAGCGCGCGGCTGACGTCCTCGGTGCGGGACATCTCGCTCGGCTCGGTGGCCGCGTCGGCGGCGCTGTCGGAGTTCGGGGAGGCGGTGGCGGCGCGGACGGACGGGCTGCTGCACGTCACGCGCACGCTGGGCGCGGTGGCGGCCGGGTCGCCCGATCTCGCGGCGGTGCTGCGGGAGTCCCCGGGCGAGTACGCGGGCCCCGGGGAGCGCGTCGTCCCGGTGGGGGCGCTGGCGACCACGGGGCTGCCCCGCTCCCCCGACTGGCTGAGCGGTTTCGCCCGGCTCGCGCTCACGGTGGGGCTGCGGCTGCTGGAGCTGGGGGTGGCGCTGGAGGCGCACGGCCAGAACCTGCTCGTGGTGCTGTCGCCGGAGGGGGCCCCGGTGCGGCTGGTCTACCGCGACCTTGCCGATCTCCGGGTCGGTCCCGCCCGTCTCGCCCGGCACGGCGTCCGGCTCCCCGCGCAGCTTCCCGCGCGCATGGTCACGGACGACGTACGCGCCCTGCGCCGCAAGCTGTTCGGCTCGCTGGTGGCGGGCGCGCTGGCGGGGACCGCGGGCTCCGGGGCGGCGCTGCGGGCGGCGCTGGAGAGCGCGGTGCCGCATCTGCCGCCCACCCCGGACCTGGCCGCGCTGCTCGGCGAGCCGCTTCCGGCGAAGGCGCTGACGCTGATGCGGCTGTCGCCGCGTACGGCGGGGGACCAGTGGGCGGAACTTCCCAATCCCCTTATGTACGACGGGCGGTGA